One segment of Strix aluco isolate bStrAlu1 chromosome 17, bStrAlu1.hap1, whole genome shotgun sequence DNA contains the following:
- the DNAJC5 gene encoding dnaJ homolog subfamily C member 5 — protein MADQRQRSLSTSGESLYHVLGLDKNATSDDIKKSYRKLALKYHPDKNPDNPEAAEKFKEINNAHAILTDATKRNIYDKYGSLGLYVAEQFGEENVNTYFVLSSWWAKALFVFCGLITGCYCCCCLCCCCNCCCGKCKPKPPEGEEQEYYVSPEDLEAQLQSDEREASDAPIVIQPASATETTQLTADSHPSYHTDGFN, from the exons ATGGCAGACCAGAGGCAACGTTCGCTCTCTACCTCTGGGGAATCGTTATACCACGTGCTGGGCTTGGACAAGAACGCCACTTCAGATGATATCAAGAAGTCATACAG gaaacTGGCATTGAAATATCATCCTGATAAAAACCCTGATAATCCAGAGGCAGCAGAAAAATTTAAAGAGATCAATAATGCACACGCAATATTGACCGATGCCACAAAGCGAAACATTTATGATAAGTATGGTTCTCTGGGTCTGTATGTAGCAGAGCAGTTTGGTGAAGAAAATGTGAACACATACTTCGTGCTATCCAGCTGGTGGGCAAAG GCCTTGTTTGTGTTCTGTGGGCTCATCACGGGCTGCTATTGTTGCTGCTGTTTATGCTGCTGCTGTAATTGTTGCTGTGGGAAGTGTAAACCTAAACCTCCTGAAGGCGAAGAGCAGGAATACTACGTCTCTCCAGAGGACTTGGAGGCACAGTTGCAGTCAGATGAAAGGG AGGCCTCAGACGCACCTATTGTGATACAGCCAGCATCAGCCACAGAGACAACCCAGCTCACAGCTGACTCTCACCCCAGCTACCACACCGATGGATTTAATTAA